TACCGGAGTCGACGGGTTGCAGGTGCGCCGCAAAGGAGTCTCCGACCAGGAGCTACTGACGCTGGCGAGCGAGGCTCGGGCGGCCGGCCGATGGACTCTCTTCGTCAACGGCCGTCTGGACATCGCCCTGGCAGCGCAGGCCGACGGCGTCCACCTGCCGGTCTCGGGCCTGCCGGTCGCAGAGGTCCGCCGAGCTCTGAGCCGCCAGCGCCAGGAGCTCCTGGTGGGAAGATCCACGCACAGTCCCGACGAAGTCCGTCTCGCCCGCGATCAGGGCGCCGATTTCGCGATCTTCGGCCCGGTCTTCGAGACGCCGTCGAAGGCAGGCCTGCTCCGAGCCCGCGGCCTCGCGGCGCTGGCCGAAGCCGTGGCGACCGGTCTGCCGGTCGTGGCCGTGGGCGGCATCGATGCGAGAAACGCCCGCGAGGTCCTGGAGAGCGGCGCCCGGGGTCTGGCCGCGATCCGCTGGTTCGAGGATCCGGCCGCGGCGCGAGCCGATATCGGGGCGCTCCTCGGCAGCTGGAAGCGACCGTGACGCGCATCCTCGGACTCGGCCTCGACATCGTCGACCGCAATCGCATCGTGCACCTGCTCGAACGCCACGGTGCCGCCTTTCTCCGCCGGGTCTTTCGCGACGGCGAGGTGCGGCTCGGCGAGTCCGCCAGCGCACTCGCCCGGGCGGCGCACGTCGCCGGCCTCTTCGCCGCCAAGGAGGCCGCCATGAAGGCCCTCGGAACCGGCTGGAGCCAGGGCGTGGGATTCCTCCAGATCGAGGTGTTCCGTCAGCCCTCGGGAGCGCCGGCGCTGCGACTGCATGGCGAGGCGCGCCGTCGCGCCGACGCCATGGGCGCCGTACAGCTCTGGGTCTCCATCAGCCACGACGGCACGAATGCCGTCGCCGTCGTCATCCTGGAAGGCGAACCGCAATGAACGAACGTGCCGAAGCCACCGAAACGACCGCAAACCGCCCGTCGCCCTCCCCCGACGCGCCGAGCGGCTCCTCTTCGGCTGCCGTGCCGGAGGGGGCGCCTGAGGCTCGGGGCGCGGCCGGGGCGCGCAAGTCACCTTACCTGCTCATCGGGCTCGCCGTTCTGGCCCTCGATCAATGGACGAAGTGGCTCATCGAGGCGCATCTTCCCGAGCAGACCTCGCACGAGGTGATTCCGGGGCTCCTGCACATCTCGCACGTGCGCAATACCGGGGTGGCCTTCGGCATGTTCGCCAGGGACGGCCGAGACGGCAGCTCCTGGGTGCTGTCGCTCTTCGGCCTGGTGGCCCTGGGGCTCATCGCTTTCCTCTTTCACCGCACCCCGGCAAAGGACCGTGGCCTGCTCGCCGCGCTCTCCCTCGTCCTCGGAGGAGCGATCGGCAATCTGTTCGACCGGATCTCGAGCGGCGCGGTCACCGACTTCATCGCGGTGTACATCGGCAGCTACCGCTGGCCCGATTTCAACGTCGCCGACAGCGCCATTTCGGTCGGGTTGGTGGTGATCCTCCTCGACTCTTTCCGCAATCGGTCGTGAGCGAAGGTACCTGGCAGGTCGGCGAGGACGAGGCGGGGGCCCGCCTCGACCGCGCCGTGGCCGCACGTCTCGACCTGCCGCGCAACCAGATCCAGGAGTGGATCCGCGCCGGGCACCTGACGGTGGACGGAGTCGCGCAGCCCAAGGCGGGGCATCTCCTGCGCGCCGGCGAGTGCATCGCCTGGAAGCCGCCGGAGCGCGGCGAGTCGCGCGTCGTCGCAGAAGATGGCGAGCTTCGCCTGCTCTTTCTCGACGACGATCTGATCGTGATCGACAAACCGGCCGGACTCACGGTTCACCCCGGCGCCGGGCAATCCACCGGAACCCTCGTGCACCGTCTGCTGGGGCGCTTCCCGGAGATCGCCGGCGTCGGGGGACCCGGCCGGCCCGGGATCGTGCACCGCCTGGACAAGGGGACGAGCGGGGTGATGGTCATCGCACGCACCGTCGGGGCCTATCGCGCCCTGACGGCCGACTTCGCCTCCCGCCGGGTGGAAAAGCGCTACCTGGCGATCGTCCACGGCGCGCCCAAGTCGCTCCGCGGCGTCATCGAGGCCCCGATCGGCCGCCACGCCTCCGAGAGGAAGCGCATGACCGTCCGCACCGACGGACGCCCGGCCACGACTCGCTACCGGACGGTCGCCTCGGCCTCCGGCCTCGCGCTGGTCGAGCTCGAGCTGCTCACGGGCCGCACCCATCAGATCCGCGTGCACTTGAAGCACATCCGGCATCCGATCGTCGGCGACGCGACCTACGGCGAGGCCCGCCATCGCGAGCTGGCGAGCGCTCCGGCGCGCACCGTGCGGACCTTTCCGCGCCCGGCCCTGCACTCCTGGCGCCTCGCCTTCGCTCACCCGTGCAGCCACGCGCCGCTGCGTTTCGAGGCCCCCCTGGCGGCCGACATGCTGGAGCTCTGGCAATCGCTCGCCGGCGCCCCGCCGGCCCTTCCTCCCGACCAGGCCTGAGTCCAGACGTGAAACGGGCCCGCCCCTCCATCGCTGGAGAGACGGGCCCGGGTCGATCCACTCGAGGATCGCCGACGTGCCGCCCTGACCGGTGTCGCGGTCAGACGCAGTCGATGCACGGATCCGGCGCGGTGGCCGGGTCCGTCACGTTGCC
Above is a window of Thermoanaerobaculia bacterium DNA encoding:
- the acpS gene encoding holo-ACP synthase, whose protein sequence is MLGLGLDIVDRNRIVHLLERHGAAFLRRVFRDGEVRLGESASALARAAHVAGLFAAKEAAMKALGTGWSQGVGFLQIEVFRQPSGAPALRLHGEARRRADAMGAVQLWVSISHDGTNAVAVVILEGEPQ
- the lspA gene encoding signal peptidase II; translated protein: MNERAEATETTANRPSPSPDAPSGSSSAAVPEGAPEARGAAGARKSPYLLIGLAVLALDQWTKWLIEAHLPEQTSHEVIPGLLHISHVRNTGVAFGMFARDGRDGSSWVLSLFGLVALGLIAFLFHRTPAKDRGLLAALSLVLGGAIGNLFDRISSGAVTDFIAVYIGSYRWPDFNVADSAISVGLVVILLDSFRNRS
- a CDS encoding thiamine phosphate synthase — protein: MIPRLLAISSPDASPGPRWQRWCSELALTGVDGLQVRRKGVSDQELLTLASEARAAGRWTLFVNGRLDIALAAQADGVHLPVSGLPVAEVRRALSRQRQELLVGRSTHSPDEVRLARDQGADFAIFGPVFETPSKAGLLRARGLAALAEAVATGLPVVAVGGIDARNAREVLESGARGLAAIRWFEDPAAARADIGALLGSWKRP
- a CDS encoding RluA family pseudouridine synthase translates to MSEGTWQVGEDEAGARLDRAVAARLDLPRNQIQEWIRAGHLTVDGVAQPKAGHLLRAGECIAWKPPERGESRVVAEDGELRLLFLDDDLIVIDKPAGLTVHPGAGQSTGTLVHRLLGRFPEIAGVGGPGRPGIVHRLDKGTSGVMVIARTVGAYRALTADFASRRVEKRYLAIVHGAPKSLRGVIEAPIGRHASERKRMTVRTDGRPATTRYRTVASASGLALVELELLTGRTHQIRVHLKHIRHPIVGDATYGEARHRELASAPARTVRTFPRPALHSWRLAFAHPCSHAPLRFEAPLAADMLELWQSLAGAPPALPPDQA